The DNA sequence TTTTACAGGAAGTGGCGAGCATTCCAGAAATCATTTCTTGCCGCTATAACCCAGGCGGTGTATTTGAGTTGGGAACAGATATTATGGATTCTCCAGAAGAAGCCAAATTCGGGATGACCAAAGAACAACTCATCCAAGCATTTAAAGATTTAAAAAATTTGGGCGTTAAAAAATTTGGGATTCATGCCTTATTAGCTTCTAATACTGTTATGAATCATTATTATCCTGAATTAGCCCATCAGCTATTTGAATTAGCCGTTGAGGTCGTAGCTGAGACCAATGTGGATCTGGATTTTATCAATCTTTCAGGCGGAGTAGGCGTTCCTTATCGTCCAGAAGAAAAAGCAAATGACATTTTAGCGATTGGACAAGGAGTTCGTCGAGTTTATGAGGAAATTTTAACACCTGCAGGCTTAGGAAAGGTTAAAATTTTTACGGAACTGGGACGTTTTATGCTGGCCCCTCATGGATTGTTGGTGACGAAAGTATTGCATAAAAAGAAAACTTATCGCACTTACATTGGTGTAGATGCTTCAGCAGTAAACCTGCTGCGCCCTGCTATGTATGGCGCTTATCACCATATTACAAATATAGACCATCCAGACGGACAGACAGAAATAGTAGATGTGGTCGGCAGTCTTTGCGAAAACAATGATAAATTTGCCATTCAGCGCGAACTGCCGATTACCAATATTGGAGATACCTTGGTGATTCACGATACAGGAGCACATGGTTTTTCAATGGGCTATCAGTACAATGCTAAACTTCGTTCAGCTGAAATTTTACTGGAAGAAGACGGCGGTGT is a window from the Streptococcus anginosus subsp. whileyi MAS624 genome containing:
- a CDS encoding diaminopimelate decarboxylase; the protein is MKEPFLSREKLAEITAQFPTPFHLYDEKGISETARALQKAFSWNQGFKEYFAVKATPNPTILKILKEEGCGVDCASYVELLMSQKVGFSGNDMMFSSNDTPAKEMQFARELGATINLDAYEDVAFLQEVASIPEIISCRYNPGGVFELGTDIMDSPEEAKFGMTKEQLIQAFKDLKNLGVKKFGIHALLASNTVMNHYYPELAHQLFELAVEVVAETNVDLDFINLSGGVGVPYRPEEKANDILAIGQGVRRVYEEILTPAGLGKVKIFTELGRFMLAPHGLLVTKVLHKKKTYRTYIGVDASAVNLLRPAMYGAYHHITNIDHPDGQTEIVDVVGSLCENNDKFAIQRELPITNIGDTLVIHDTGAHGFSMGYQYNAKLRSAEILLEEDGGVRMIRRAEIPEDYFATLYGFDFEK